GGCCCGGTAACCGGTACCGCGGCCGGTCAGGACACCGGTCGCCCGACCGCGGCGCCGATCTCACTGTCGGCGTAGTCGCTGGCGGCCTCGTTGTCGTCCGACTCCGCCCGGGCGTACGCCGCTTCGTCGTGGACGGCGACGTCGATACCGAGGTGCTCGTCCTTCGCGGTGATGCGGATCGGGTGGACCTTGTTCATCAGCCAGGCGATGACGTAGGTGGCGCAGAAACTGAAGCCGACGGTGACGATGATCGCCACCGGCTCCCGCCACAGCATGTCCCAGCCGCCGCCGAAGAAGATGCCGGCGTGCTCGGCCGGGGCGTCCGGATCCCCGAGGAAGACGACGAGCATCGCCCCGACCATGCCGGCGACGCCGTGGACGGCGAAGACGTCCGCCGAGTCGTCCACCCCGAAGCGGTGGGCGACACGGATCGCGCCGAAGGTACCGGCGGCGCCCAGCAGTCCGACGATGATGGCGACGGTCGGGTTGACGGCGTCCGCCACCGGGGTGATGGCGACCATCCCGGCGATGGCGCCGGTGCCGAGCCCCATGAGGGTGTAGGCGCCGTCGAAGATGCGCTGCATGATGATGAAGCCGAGCATGCCGCCGGCGAGGGAGAGGATCGTGGTGAGCACGACGTACTGCGCCAGGAAGTCCGCGGCACCGGCGGTACCGCCGTTGAAGCCGAGCCAGCCCATGGCGATCATGCCGACACCGATGAGCATCAGCGGCAGGTTGTGCGGCCTGTCCTTGCGTCCGGAGTTGCGGCGGCCGAGGAACACGGCGAGGGCCAGTCCGGCGGCGCCGGCGTTCATGTGGACGGCGGTACCGCCGGCGTAGTCGTGGAGTCCCAGGTCCGCGCGCATCCAGCCGTCCGGATTGAAGACCCAGTGGCCGATCGGACCGTAGACGACGATGACCCAGATCGCGGCGAAGCCCATCCAGGCGTCGAACTTCATGCGCCCGGCCGCGCCGGAGGAGACCAGGGCGACGGAGATCGCGGCGAACAGGATGTAGAAGGCGCCGGTGATGGTGGTCCCCTCCCCGTCGTCGGTGACCAGATCACTGAAGAACGGGAAGGACCCGGGACTGCCGATGATGCCCGAACCTCCGACGGAGTCCCCCATCACGAGGCCGTGGCCGACGATGACGTAGACGACAGTGGTCACCGCCAGTGAGCTCATGACCATCATCATCATGTTGATGACGCTCCGGCCGTTGAGCATTCCGCCGTAGAGCATCGCCAGTCCGGGGAACATCAACAGGACCAGGGCGGTGGCGGTCAGTATCCATGCGACGGATGCAGCATCCATGTCGCCTCCTTGGGTATCAGTGGTGGAAAGTCGTGTGCTTGACGTTCACCGTTCAACTTAAGGAGGCATGGTTTCCCGATAGTGGTTGTCGTGTTTCGTGCCAGTAAACGTTGCGGCCGCTCAGTCCCCCACGGACGGGCGCGTCACCGCCGGCCAGATCAGTTCAGTTCAGGCCGGATCAGGCCGGGTCAGGCCGGGTCGGCCGGGTCAGGCGAGCTCAGGGGCGTCCCAGAGCTTCAGCACCTGTCCGATGTTCTTCTCCTCGGCGGTGGTGAACAGGTCTGTCGCCCAGGCGACGTCCTCGACCGGCATGCCGCCCACCGAGTACAGGGTGACCGTCGACGGGTCCCAGCCCGGTGCCTTCCCCTCGGCGACGTCGGCAATGACCTCGATCTTCTCCTTCGGCAGGGCGCCCTCGCGGGCCAGGTCGTACCACCGGGTGCCCGGGATCCCGAGCAGGACGAACGCCTGGTCGCCGTACTCCTCCTCCCAGGCCTCGTAGAGACCGTAGGCGTCGACGACGAGGCGGGCGTTTCCGGCGAGGAAGTCGTCGTCGAAGCGGGCGGCGGCGGGGGCGGCGACGAGGCAGCCGGGCTTCAGCCACTCCTCCTTGAAGTAGGGGAACGCCGAGGGGCCGGCGGCGTCGGTGGTGGTGGACGCCATGACGATGTCTGCGTCCTTCACCGCC
This is a stretch of genomic DNA from Corynebacterium nuruki S6-4. It encodes these proteins:
- a CDS encoding ammonium transporter — encoded protein: MDAASVAWILTATALVLLMFPGLAMLYGGMLNGRSVINMMMMVMSSLAVTTVVYVIVGHGLVMGDSVGGSGIIGSPGSFPFFSDLVTDDGEGTTITGAFYILFAAISVALVSSGAAGRMKFDAWMGFAAIWVIVVYGPIGHWVFNPDGWMRADLGLHDYAGGTAVHMNAGAAGLALAVFLGRRNSGRKDRPHNLPLMLIGVGMIAMGWLGFNGGTAGAADFLAQYVVLTTILSLAGGMLGFIIMQRIFDGAYTLMGLGTGAIAGMVAITPVADAVNPTVAIIVGLLGAAGTFGAIRVAHRFGVDDSADVFAVHGVAGMVGAMLVVFLGDPDAPAEHAGIFFGGGWDMLWREPVAIIVTVGFSFCATYVIAWLMNKVHPIRITAKDEHLGIDVAVHDEAAYARAESDDNEAASDYADSEIGAAVGRPVS